A region of Plasmodium gaboni strain SY75 chromosome Unknown, whole genome shotgun sequence DNA encodes the following proteins:
- a CDS encoding putative exported protein (Plasmodium exported protein, unknown function) has protein sequence MKNGWNIIMNKIYFLLAILGILSVVSLNLYMSNENINLSFIKYDSYIRILSEKNPEDDQFKDLCRTKCSSNYNEDIDTETVQMKNILLEDKEENQMNTTNENHMNLRSPFDIYDEMQNQDREKGYRNEMKEREEMEEREERERDEMEEREQSEKKERKEREEREKKKRKEREEREKKERKEREEREKKERKEREEREKKERKEREEREKKERKKREEREKKEKKEREEREKKERKEREKREEKERKEREKREAQERKEREKREAQERKEREKKEKKEREKCERRERKEREKREKKERKEREKREKKERKEREKREKKERERREKQLRKEREKREKKERKEREKREKKERKEREKREKKEQERREKQLRKEREKREKEERKLREKREKQLRKEREKQEKRERKRCEKQEKKERKKREKQERKEQEKREKQERKEQEKREKQERKEQEKREKQERKEQEKREKQEEKNREQREKQEEKKKGTACETRTKRTGEA, from the exons ATGAAAAATGGTTggaatataataatgaacaaaatttattttttactaGCTATTCTTGGGATATTATCTGTCGTGTCATtg aatttatatatgtctAATGAGAATATTAATTTAAGTTTCATTAAATATGATTcatatataagaatattaaGCGAGAAAAATCCAGAAGATGATCAATTTAAAGATCTTTGTAGGACCAAGTGTAGTAGTAATTACAATGAAGATATAGATACAGAAACTGttcaaatgaaaaatatattattggAAGATAAAGAAGAGAATCAAATGAATACGACTAATGAGAATCATATGAATTTAAGGTCACcttttgatatatatgacGAAATGCAAAACCAAGATAGAGAAAAAGGATATAGAAACGAAATGAAGGAAAGAGAAGAAATGGAAGAAAGAGAAGAGCGTGAAAGGGATGAAATGGAGGAAAGAGAACAAAGTGAAAAGaaagaaagaaaagaaaGAGAGGAGCgtgaaaagaaaaaaaggaaaGAAAGAGAGGAGCGTGAAAAGAAAGAAAGGAAAGAAAGAGAGGAGCGTGAAAAGAAAGAAAGGAAAGAAAGAGAGGAGCGTGAAAAGAAAGAAAGGAAAGAAAGAGAAGAACGTGAAAAGAAAGAAAGGAAAAAAAGAGAGGAGCGTgaaaagaaagaaaagaaagaaaGAGAAGAAcgtgaaaaaaaagaaaggaAAGAAAGGGAAAAAAGGgaagaaaaagaaaggAAAGAAAGGGAAAAAAGGGAAGCACAAGAAAGGAAAGAAAGGGAAAAAAGGGAAGCACAAGAAAGGAAAGAAAGGgagaaaaaagaaaaaaaagaaagagAAAAATGTGAAAGAAGAGAAAGGAAGGAAAGAgaaaaaagagaaaaaaaagaaaggaaagaaagagaaaaacgagaaaaaaaagaaaggaaagaaagagaaaaaagagaaaaaaagGAACGCGAACGAAGGGAAAAACAATTAAGAAAGGAAAGAgaaaaaagagaaaaaaaagaaaggaaagaaagagaaaaaagagaaaaaaaagaaaggaAAGAAAGAGAAAAACGAGAAAAAAAGGAACAGGAACGAAGGGAAAAACAATTAAGAAAGGAAAGAGAAAAACGTGAAAAAGAGGAAAGGAAATTAAGGGAAAAAAGGGAAAAACAATTAAGAAAGGAAAGAGaaaaacaagaaaaaagaGAAAGGAAACGGTGTGAAAAGCaagaaaagaaagaaaGGAAAAAGCGTGAGAAACAAGAAAGAAAAGAACAGGAGAAGCGTGAGAAACAAGAAAGAAAAGAACAGGAGAAGCGTGAGAAACAAGAAAGAAAAGAACAGGAAAAGCGTGAAAAACAAGAAAGAAAAGAACAGGAGAAGCGTGAGAAacaagaagaaaaaaacaGGGAGCAGCGTGAAAAacaagaagaaaaaaaaaagggaaCAGCTTGTGAAACAAGAACCAAAAGAACAGGAGAAGCGTGa